The DNA region CAATCTGCCAAAATTCTTTCAGGTCGGGGGTTTTAAACCCTTTTGCCGTTTCCTTGCCTTTACCGGTATACCCGCGCTGGCCTGCTAAGCCAGGGATTTCATATTGCTGTTTTACCTCATCGGACAGGGAAAACAGCGTTTTGACCTGATCGTAAAGCCTATCTATCAACTCTTTACTGAGGCCGTGATTAGTAATGGTAACAAATCCTGTTTCGTTAAAAGCTTTGCCAATATCGTTCGAAAATTGCTTGCGTTCTTCGGCACTGCCGTTTATATAGGTGTTCAGGTCCAGGCGTGGAATGTTTACTGTGCTCATAGTTATAGTTTATAAAACAGGTAGCAAAATTATTTAATTTTTAAGCGCGGAACACAAGATAGTAATAAAATTTTATCCCCATAATTACACTGACCTTGTTCGCATTAACTCTTTAAAACAATTCTTGCTTTAAACGTTTTATACTTCTGCTTGTCATACATTAAGCAACACCAACATGACAGGCTATCTTAAACATACATTATTATGAAATTTATTAATAAAATATGCGGTATTAGCTTAATAGCATTTTTAATGATGCTTGCCGCACCAAACATGAGTAAAGCCCAGGAAGGAGGCTATGTATCCGACCAGGAGTTTTACGACGAACTTGATCCATACGGTACCTGGGTTAACGACCCTCAATACGGCAACGTTTGGATCCCGGACGCCGGTGACGATTTCAGACCATACGCTACCCGGGGCCACTGGGTTGTAACCGACTATGGCAATACCTGGGTATCCGATTATGAATGGGGCTGGGCTCCGTTTCACTATGGTCGCTGGCGCTATGATGATTATTATGGATGGGAATGGATTCCGGGCCATGAATGGGCCCCGGCATGGGTAAGCTGGAGACATGGCGGCGGTTATTATGGCTGGGCGCCTTTACAGCCAGGCATCAGCATCAGCATATCTTTTGGTAATAGTTACCGTGTACCTGATAATTACTGGGTTTGTGCTCCGCAGGCTTATATTAACAGGCCCAATATTTACAACTATTATGTACCGCAAACCCGTGTGGTAAACATCATTAACCGTACAACTATTATTAACAACACTTATGTTAATAACAACCGTACTTATATAACCGGCCCAAGAGTTAATGAGATCAGGCAGGTTACCAACAACCGTAACGTGCGTGTTTACAACATCAACAACGTTAACCGGCCAAACGGCGGCGGCAGAGTAGTTAATAATACAGTAAACATTTATCGCCCTGAAGTAAGGAAAACACCCGATGCACGCCCGGCAAGAGTTGTGAACGCAGCAGCTTACAGGCAGCAAAACCCTAATAATGGCATAGCCAACAGGCGGGCGGGTAACGCTGGCATCAACCGGAACAACGCTGCCCGCTTAAGGGAAGTGGCCCGAAATGCACAGCCAGACAACAAGGTAGTACAGGTAAATCATGAAAGGCCTGCTAACCGGCCAAATTCTGCTGCTAACGCCCGCGCTAATCAACCCAATGCAAGGCCGACAGATGATAACCAGCAGGCACAGCGTCAGCAGCAGGCACAACAACGCCAGCAGCAACAGCAAGTGCAAAGGCAACAACAGCTTAATCAAAGACAAAAGGATCAAAACCAACGCCAGCAACAACAGCAGGCACAGCGTCAACAGCAACTGCAACAACGGCCTCAAAACCAACAGGAACAGCAAGTGCAAAGACAACAGCAACGCCAGCAGCAGCAAGCTCAGCGCCAGCAGCAGCAGGAACAGCAACGCCAGCAGCAACAAGCTCAGCGCCAGCAACAGCAGGAACAGCAACGTCAGCAGCAACAAGCTCAGCGCCAACAACAGCAGGAACAGCAACGTCAGCAGCAACAAGCTCAGCGCCAACAACAGCAGGAACAACAACGCCAGCGGCAACAAGCTCAACGCCAACAACAGCAGGAACAGCAACGTCAGCAGCAACAAGCTCAGCGCCAACAACAACAGGAACAGCAACGTCAGCAGCAACAAGCTCAGCGCCAGCAGCAGCAGGAACAGCAACGTCAGCAGCAACAAGCTCAGCGCCAACAACAGCAGGAACAACAACGTCAGCAGCAACAGGCCCAGCGCCAACAACAGCAGGAACAGCAACGCCAACGTCAGCAACAGCAACACCGTCCCTAAAACAATTAAATTATAACCGCTACAATAAACAGCACGTATAACGCATTATATACGTGCTGTTTTTATTACAAATCATCTGTTAAAATGAAGAAACTCCTGCATATAAGTTATTTTATCGCCTTAATTGCGCTTGTGTCCGGCTCTGCTGCAAAAGCACAGGAAACCATCAGCAAGTCGTCCGCTCAAATCAACTTTATTGAAAACTCCTGGAATGAAGCCTTAAAACAGGCAGCCCGGCAAAACAAATATATTTTTGTTGATGCTTATGCCAGTTGGTGCGGCCCTTGCAAAATGCTTAAGGCTACCACATTTAAAAACAATAAGGTAGCAGACTTTTACAATGATAATTTTGTAAACGTAGCCATCGACATGGAAAAAGGACAAGGTCCGGCCCTGGCTGCCGAATGGGGGCTGCAGGCCTACCCTACCATGATTATATTTACCAGCAAAGGCAAACCCGTATCAGGGACCGTAGGCTATATCAGGGCAAATGACCTGATTAAATTTGGCAGGCAGGCATTGAATAAATAGCTTTTTATATGAAAGCTAAAAGCAGAATACACAAAGCCTAAAGCTAAATTCAATTGCTTTATGTGAAACTAATTAATAGAGCCTATATAAAACCAAGAACCGATAGTAAATTGCTATCGGTTTTTTGTTTATGGTAACTTTATTTAGTTATATATAAGTACATGGCCTATAAAAGATCGTTCTTTTGTGCTATAATCAATTGCGGCTTAAAAGACGTCTCCAAAAATTGGGAATAATAAAAAAGGCCGAAACACTCTCGCAGTTTTTCGGCCCTACATCTACCTATGAAAACAACCCTTTGAGAAGGGTATTAATACTTATCCAAACCTGGTGCCAAATCACAAAACCGCTTTTAAACTTCTATAAGCTTTTTGAAGCTAACAGACACCCCCATGTGGAAAGCAATCCCAAAATCGGGGATTATAAACTACTGTCATTAAAATATTCTTAATTAAAAAGCAATCAGATCAGAGAGAGATTGAAATTTCCGTTAAATAAAAAAGGCCGGACAACTCTCGCAGTTATTCCGGCCCTACATCTACCTATGAAAAACAACCCTTTGAGAAGGGTATTAAACTATATTCAAACCTGATGCCAATGTTTAAAAATGGCCTTAAATGCCTAATTGGCAGCTTTTTAAAACACAAACACTCCTCAATGTGTAGAAATGACACCCAAAACCGGGAATTAATTTCCCAATGGTTAATTTTAGGCAGCCACCATTTTAATTATCAGGCAACATAACGCCGTAATAAAAAAGGCCGGACAACTCTCGCAGTTGATCCGGCCCTACATCTACCTATGAAAAACAACCCTTTTTAGTAAGGGTATTAACTTTAATTCAAACCAGGTGCCAAATGCGAAAATGCACTTTCAACATTCAGAACGCACTTTCACAGCATAGTTGAATATAAAGTGTGTAAATACTTTCCGAGGAATGGTGGTATAATTTTCCCAGAAGTTAAAATTTGCAAACTGCCAGCTAAACCACCTTGCCGGTCATCACATACTTAGGATGACATATCCAGTTACATAAACCTGTTTGGGGAGGAAACCGGCATGAAACATCGGATAATAAAAAAGGTCGAAATACTCTCGCAGTATTTCGACCCTACATCTACCTATGAAAAACAACCCTTTGAGAAGGGTAATAACATTTATTCAAACGAAATGCCAATTGATAAAAATGCGCTTATATACCTTAAAAACAGCTTTTTAATATTACTTAAATATTAAACTGTAGATTTTTTCCCCAAACGAGGGTGCAATTTCCACACCCGGGGAAACAGATTAAAAGATCAAACAATTTTTAACATTAAATATTTAATAAAGAAACCATCCCGTATAAACTTTGTTAAACCGATTATGGACTATAACGTATATTTACTGGCAACCGATCCCCAAAACCCCTGCAGGGATGTGATCCACTCCAGGGATACACGTCTCAAGGTAAAAGTTTACTGCCTTGACGAAGAACAATTTAGTCCGGATGATAACGAGATCCAGCTTTATGGTTATGCCGACCAGAAGCTTTACGCTTTTGAAACGGTTAGTGTAGCTGCCGAAGACGCGCTGGATTTGGTAGGCGCCATACAATGGTATGCCCACTATATCGAGTTTCCAGAAATGGAAATACTCCCGGAAGACCCCCGTCCACGCGCCCAATACAGGGATGTGAAGTGAATTATTAAAACACATCTTGCTAAATATCAACCCCGTACAAAAAATGTAAAATATTTTTTGAAGAATAAATATCAACCCCTATATTTGCAGTCCCAAAAGCAAGGGAGCTTAGCTCAGCTGGTTCAGAGCATCTGCCTTACAAGCAGAGGGTCACTGGTTCGAACCCAGTAGCTCCCACAAAAGCCTAACAGAAATGTTAGGCTTTTTTATACTTGCACTCTTCGCTAAATACTTCATAAAAGTATTTGCATTATATGGCAAAGTGATTTAACTTCGCCACTCGGTTTTACCAATTATAACGGTAAAATTAAAAACAAAGGGAGCTTAGCTCAGCTGGTTCAGAGCATCTGCCTTACAAGCAGAGGGTCACTGGTTCGAACCCAGTAGTTCCCACAGGAAAAGCCTAACAGAAAATGTTGGGTTTTTTTATTTTTCACCAATCTTGTTTTTTTATATAAAAGGGCTGATCCCTTGTATTTCCATAAATAAAACCATTATTTTATCCTGACAACTACTTTCCCTTTAGCCCGCCCGCTTTCAACATAAGTGATCGCTTCATGGATCGCCCCGAAGGGGAAAACTTTATCTATAACTGGTATAATAGTACCAGAATTTATGAGTGAGGTTATTTCCTTTAACTGAAGTCCGTTTGCTTTCATGAATAGAAAAGAAAAGCCGACATTAAGCCGCCTGGCTTTTTTTCTCACTCCCGCGCTTAAAAGACGCGTAATTAATTTCACAAACCACGGCGCCCCGATTTCGGCCGCGAAATCAGGATCAGGCGGACCAGAGATCGAAATAAGTTTCCCTTCGGGCTTTAACACGCGCAACGACTTTTCAAGTGTCTTTCCATCCTGACTATTCAAAACCAGGTCGTAACCATGCAAAACTTTCCCAAACTCCTCTTTCTTGTAGTCAATTACAACATCTGCACCGAGTTTTTTCACTAACTCCGTGTTGGCTGTACTTGTAGTTGTAGCCACAGTAGCACCCAGATATTTCGCCAGCTGAATGGCAATTGTACCTACACCACCTGATCCGGCCTGAATGAATA from Mucilaginibacter sp. SJ includes:
- a CDS encoding DUF6600 domain-containing protein, whose protein sequence is MKFINKICGISLIAFLMMLAAPNMSKAQEGGYVSDQEFYDELDPYGTWVNDPQYGNVWIPDAGDDFRPYATRGHWVVTDYGNTWVSDYEWGWAPFHYGRWRYDDYYGWEWIPGHEWAPAWVSWRHGGGYYGWAPLQPGISISISFGNSYRVPDNYWVCAPQAYINRPNIYNYYVPQTRVVNIINRTTIINNTYVNNNRTYITGPRVNEIRQVTNNRNVRVYNINNVNRPNGGGRVVNNTVNIYRPEVRKTPDARPARVVNAAAYRQQNPNNGIANRRAGNAGINRNNAARLREVARNAQPDNKVVQVNHERPANRPNSAANARANQPNARPTDDNQQAQRQQQAQQRQQQQQVQRQQQLNQRQKDQNQRQQQQQAQRQQQLQQRPQNQQEQQVQRQQQRQQQQAQRQQQQEQQRQQQQAQRQQQQEQQRQQQQAQRQQQQEQQRQQQQAQRQQQQEQQRQRQQAQRQQQQEQQRQQQQAQRQQQQEQQRQQQQAQRQQQQEQQRQQQQAQRQQQQEQQRQQQQAQRQQQQEQQRQRQQQQHRP
- a CDS encoding NADP-dependent oxidoreductase is translated as MKAFIIDKYKSKDGGRIGQMPDPEPQGDEVLIEVHAAGINLLDSKMRSGEFKLILPYKTPFVLGHDVAGVITKVGARVHQFKVGDEVYARPADHRIGTFAELIAVNEADVALKPAKLSMEEAASIPLVGLTAWQALIEKGNLKKGQKVFIQAGSGGVGTIAIQLAKYLGATVATTTSTANTELVKKLGADVVIDYKKEEFGKVLHGYDLVLNSQDGKTLEKSLRVLKPEGKLISISGPPDPDFAAEIGAPWFVKLITRLLSAGVRKKARRLNVGFSFLFMKANGLQLKEITSLINSGTIIPVIDKVFPFGAIHEAITYVESGRAKGKVVVRIK
- a CDS encoding thioredoxin family protein, which translates into the protein MKKLLHISYFIALIALVSGSAAKAQETISKSSAQINFIENSWNEALKQAARQNKYIFVDAYASWCGPCKMLKATTFKNNKVADFYNDNFVNVAIDMEKGQGPALAAEWGLQAYPTMIIFTSKGKPVSGTVGYIRANDLIKFGRQALNK